In the genome of Mytilus edulis chromosome 3, xbMytEdul2.2, whole genome shotgun sequence, one region contains:
- the LOC139514825 gene encoding uncharacterized protein: MKIQVVAALLCLIVFLHSEGKPQGKDKCKGKAKTNYKLRYEKNGYHDQENPCKGCSAPCKTLPTTCPEGYTKLTNQSISPNCYLFGGYNRTYRTDWHVANAICTSTPGAYLWIPETREEAVAVLVKFDVFIHKFDVHTGANNLADNNTYVYAVTNEPFDQNNLPFGTLFTTDDSNGLSNSCLELNWDTDANEFSWDADLCTGDSKEGYICEFPIAQPCN; this comes from the exons ATGAAGATTCAAGTTGTAGCCGCATTGCTCTGCTTAATCGTTTTTCTACATTCTGAAG GTAAACCCCAAGGCAAGGACAAATGCAAAGGCAAGGCAAAGACCAACTACAAGTTAAGATATGAGAAAAATGGGTATCATGACCAGGAAAATCCGTGCAAAGGATGTTCAG CCCCTTGCAAAACTCTTCCAACTACATGTCCAGAGGGTTATACGAAACTGACTAATCAAAGCATCAGCCCGAATTGTTACCTTTTTGGAGGCTACAATAGGACGTATAGAACAGATTGGCATGTAGCAAAT GCGATATGCACCAGTACTCCTGGTGCTTACTTGTGGATTCCAGAAACAAGAGAAGAGGCTGTAGCAGTTTTAGTCAAATTTGATGTATTTA TCCACAAATTTGACGTCCACACTGGAGCAAACAATCTAGCTGACAACAACACCTATGTGTATGCAGTAACAAATGAACCATTTGACCAGAACAATCTTCCATTTGGTACAC TATTCACAACCGACGATAGTAATGGTTTAAGTAATAGTTGTTTAGAACTCAATTGGGATACTGATGCAAATGAATTTTCATGGGACGCTGATCTTTGCACTGGTGATAGTAAAGAAGGATACATTTGCGAGTTTCCAATT GCCCAGCCATGCAACTAA